The following are encoded in a window of Platichthys flesus chromosome 11, fPlaFle2.1, whole genome shotgun sequence genomic DNA:
- the LOC133965333 gene encoding cysteine-rich venom protein pseudecin: protein MFGILICILMLRQVLSACVVVNVCPDTTVVQTEIVDQHNAFRRAVDPPASNMLMMSYSEEVAASAQAWVDRCILAHGEPSTRMLNGYELGENLFYSSKSFPWTDVIGAWHSEVLHFQYPNVSTDGKAIGHYTQVVWNSSYKVGCGMTLCPNNIYFYGCHYYRAGNFRFWPPYKVGPPCASCPGACVDNLCTNPCPYINEFINCPAVVATRGCSKQVVALCPAACQCSDKIIPIA, encoded by the exons ATGTTTGGGATCCTGATTTGCATCCTGATGCTGCGGCAGGTGCTCTCTGCCTGCGTTGTGGTGA acgTTTGCCCTGATACCACAGTGGTTCAGACTGAGATCGTTGACCAGCACAATGCCTTCAGGAGAGCGGTTGATCCACCAGCGTCCAACATGCTGATGATG AGCTACAGTGAGGAGGTGGCAGCCAGTGCTCAGGCCTGGGTGGACAGATGCATCCTGGCTCATGGTGAACCCAGCACCCGGATGCTCAATG GATATGAATTAGGTGAGAACCTGTTCTATTCGTCCAAATCCTTCCCGTGGACGGACGTCATCGGTGCCTGGCACAGCGAGGTGTTGCACTTCCAGTATCCCAACGTGTCCACCGATGGAAAAGCTATCGGTCACTACACACAG GTGGTGTGGAACAGCTCCTATAAGGTCGGCTGTGGAATGACGCTGTGCCCCAACAACATCTACTTCTACGGCTGCCACTACTATCGAGC AGGAAACTTCAGGTTTTGGCCGCCCTATAAAGTGGGACCCCCGTGTGCTTCCTGCCCCGGCGCCTGTGTAGATAACCTCTGCA CCAACCCTTGCCCTTACATTAACGAGTTCATCAACTGTCCAGCCGTGGTGGCGACGAGAGGATGCAGCAAGCAGGTGGTtgctctgtgtcctgctgcGTGTCAATGCTCCGACAAAATCATTCCAATAGCCTGA